Proteins from one Pagrus major chromosome 1, Pma_NU_1.0 genomic window:
- the LOC141001611 gene encoding 52 kDa repressor of the inhibitor of the protein kinase-like, producing MFRKKAKMDGQTTKESNRDGQPTEVTDGDGQTTEVSNGDGQTTEVSNGDGQTTEVSNGDGQTTEERKQLSSMVNAPFTKWYKKTKAIGNHSSKSYHLAAFERAKLFLQSIENPNTQISVRMDSAKEANIKENRHILKCVAETVLYCGRQCIALRGSAETHNSTGNPGNFLALMKLLANHNEKLKQHLEKPKLKNATYLSPQSQNEMIDVIGKHMIQAKVVEEVKHAQIYTVLADEVTSHNVELMPMCVRFVDNHLNIREELLEICALPRITGRHIATAIKNVLSHLGIEIADCRGQGYDGASNMSSENVGVQALIKKDAPKAVYMHCNGHCLNLVIARSCALPVVRNMIDKMKSSVIFFTSSPKREHLLKEVVDKGAHSTGKRKPLVDLCRTRWAARHDAYSHFYSAFIFIIKALEVMAHGLHTEEYSEDVTTGWDGKYKSEAYGLLSGLQNFGFILTFLTVYQVLSHLAGITVKLQSTSIDIIEAFSMVDEVKTVYKELRETIEDDFNQIYEQAVRMAAQVNVQPSRPRATGRQTHRENVPAGTVKDYYLRNMAIPFLDHVISEFNSRFSPLSVTASRLMGLIPSIQCNSDVTVDISEAVCLYQDDLPSPELIDQELKRWKLKWQTKSSEQRPSSCAEAIKECDEMIYPNIFKLFKIACTLPVTSCECERSASTLRRLNTFMRSNMGEDRMSSLALIHTHYDMAVDLDEAVQIYSKMHPRRLELMSILIP from the coding sequence GAGAGGAAGCAGTTGTCATCAATGGTCAATGCACCATTCACTAAATGGTATAAGAAAACCAAGGCAATTGGAAACCACTCATCAAAATCATACCATTTAGCTGCATTTGAAAGAGCAAAGTTGTTCCTCCAGTCAATTGAAAACCCCAACACTCAAATCTCAGTCCGTATGGACAGTGCAAAGGAGGCCAAcattaaagaaaacagacacatactCAAGTGTGTAGCAgagactgtactgtactgtggaCGCCAGTGCATAGCACTTAGAGGCTCAGCTGAGACGCATAATTCTACTGGCAATCCTGGAAATTTCTTGGCCCTGATGAAACTACTTGCAAACCACAATGAGAAGCTGAAGCAGCACCTGGAGAAGCCAAAGCTCAAAAATGCCACATACCTCTCACCCCAAAgccaaaatgaaatgattgacgTCATAGGTAAGCACATGATTCAAGCCAAGGTCGTGGAAGAGGTCAAACATGCACAGATATACACAGTCCTGGCTGATGAGGTCACATCCCATAATGTAGAGCTGATGCCAATGTGTGTACGTTTTGTGGACAACCACTTGAATATCAGGGAGGAGTTGCTCGAGATTTGTGCTCTTCCACGAATCACAGGTCGCCACATTGCAACTGCAATCAAGAATGTGCTGAGTCACCTCGGCATTGAAATTGCTGATTGTCGAGGCCAGGGGTATGACGGCGCCAGCAATATGAGCAGCGAAAATGTCGGCGTCCAAGCTTTGATCAAGAAGGATGCACCTAAGGCAGTGTACATGCACTGCAACGGCCATTGCCTGAACCTTGTCATTGCACGCTCCTGTGCTCTTCCAGTTGTGCGCAACATGATTGACAAGATGAAATCCAGCGTCATATTCTTCACCAGCAGCCCTAAGAGGGAACACCTTCTCAAGGAGGTTGTAGATAAGGGTGCTCACTCTACCGGAAAGCGAAAGCCCCTGGTTGACCTCTGCCGCACAAGATGGGCCGCCCGGCATGATGCTTACAGTCACTTCTACAGtgccttcatcttcatcattaaGGCTTTAGAAGTCATGGCGCATGGTCTCCATACAGAGGAGTACAGCGAAGATGTCACCACTGGATGGGATGGCAAGTACAAATCAGAGGCCTATGGTCTCTTGTCTGGGCTCCAAAACTTTGGTTTCATCCTGACTTTCCTCACTGTCTATCAAGTTTTGTCCCACCTTGCAGGCATCACAGTGAAACTGCAAAGCACCTCAATTGACATCATAGAGGCATTTAGCATGGTAGATGAGGTTAAGACTGTGTACAAGGAGCTACGTGAGACAATCGAGGATGACTTCAACCAGATCTATGAGCAAGCAGTCAGGATGGCTGCCCAGGTCAATGTGCAACCTAGTCGACCACGAGCAACTGGAAGGCAGACACATAGGGAAAATGTACCTGCTGGAACTGTGAAGGACTACTATCTTCGCAACATGGCTATACCCTTCCTAGACCATGTCATCTCAGAGTTCAATTCCAGATTTAGTCCACTCTCTGTAACAGCATCAAGGCTCATGGGCCTGATTCCATCTATACAGTGCAACTCAGATGTGACAGTGGACATCTCTGAAGCAGTCTGTCTTTACCAAGATGACTTACCTTCACCAGAGCTCATTGACCAGGAGTTGAAACGCTGGAAACTGAAGTGGCAAACCAAGTCATCAGAACAAAGACCAAGCTCATGTGCTGAGGCAATCAAAGAATGTGATGAGATGATCTACCCTAACATATTCAAACTTTTCAAAATAGCATGTACTCTGCCAGTCACCTCCTGTGAATGTGAACGGTCAGCCAGTACCCTCCGCAGACTGAACACATTCATGCGTAGCAATATGGGAGAAGACCGAATGTCATCCCTGGCCCTCATCCACACCCATTATGACATGGCAGTGGACCTGGATGAAGCTGTCCAAATTTATTCTAAGATGCATCCCAGAAGATTGGAATTGATGAGCATTCTTATTCCATAA